Genomic window (Akkermansiaceae bacterium):
GGGCACCTGCTGTCGATGGCAAAGCCAACAAGGCACTGATACGTTTTCTTGCCAACACATTGAAAATCCCGAAGTCGTCCGTCACTCTGTTGAAAGGGGCAAGTTCAAGGATCAAGACGTTTGAAATCCCTGACAATACGGCTCTGAATGATGCCCCGGATTGACTTGCATAAGCCTGGTGAACATCCGTCTATCAAATGGGACGGGTAAACGCGCTTGCGTTACCCCCCGTTTTCCTGTAATTCCATTGCCCTGTTACCCCTAGCCATCATACACATGAAATTCTCCATCATCATTATTCCCGCCCTGCTGATCGTATGTCTAT
Coding sequences:
- a CDS encoding DUF167 domain-containing protein, whose product is MDDRNSQVPMILRVKATPNASRDGIVGWQDVPLAGPVLCVKVRAPAVDGKANKALIRFLANTLKIPKSSVTLLKGASSRIKTFEIPDNTALNDAPD